TTCCTGCCCAAGGATCAGGCAACCACCTTCGATGTCTTCTCCATGCAGGCGGTGACGGTCGGCGACATTGCTACGGAGTTTGCTCAGCAGCTATTCGCCGCCAACCAATACACCGACTATCTCTACTTCCACGGGCTGGCAGTGCAGACGGCAGAAGCGCTGGCAGAGTGGGTTCACGCCCGCATTCGGCGCGAACTGGGCTTTGGCGCAGCGGAACCCGACACCATTCGCGACGTGCTGGCACAGCGCTATCAGGGGTCGCGCTATAGCTTTGGCTATCCGGCCTGTCCAAACATTCAGGATCAGTATACGCAGCTTGACCTGCTGGGAGCCGAGCGCATCGGGCTGCACATGGATGAAAGCGAACAGCTTTATCCGGAGCAATCGACGACGGCGATCGTGGTGTATCACCCGACTGCGAAGTATTTCAGCGCCTAGTGGAGATTGACGAGGTGTTGGGGTGTTGGGGTGACGGGGAGAGAGCGTTCCTCTCGAACGTTTGCACTGTAAAGAAGAGAGTTAAAAAAACAAGAAAGAAGAGAGTTTCGTTCTTCGCTTATCGTTCTTCGTTTTTTCACGGTTTCTCATGAACTTTAGTTTGGACTAATGGTGAAGAGGAAGGCAGTCAATGAGAAGCACCGACTGCCGTAAGGTCAATGAAGTACAACCAACATTGACCCCATGATTTTCAACGAACTTCAGCAATTTCGCCAAACGTTGTATGCCAGCTTGGGAAACGCCAGAGATGCCCTGTTTGATCTGATGGATGCCGTGTTAGTGAGTGCGTGCATCGTGTCGTTTGTGAGGCTATCGCAGAGTCCTGTCTTTCGTCGCCAGTGGTCGAGCACCTATGAAGCGTTGCGCGATAGCCGCCTACCCCGATCAAAGGTGCTGAAGCTGTTGGTGCAGCAGATACCGACTCAGCAGCAACCGTTGTTGGCAGGTGATGCGAGTCGGTGGAACCGTCCTGCTGCCAGGCGTTTGAAAGACCGCACCTTATCAGGCAGAACAGGACATGCCCCGATAGCCGGACAAAACTACAGTACCTTAGCCTGGATTGCTGAAGACAGGGGCAGTTGGGCATTACCATTGCGGCATGAGCGCATCACCAGCTTTGAAACACCCGCCAGTAAAGCGGCATTCCAACTCAAACAAGTGACTCGGCAGTTAGCGGTGCGTCCGTTGGCGATCTACGACCGAGGGTACGGCAATGCCAGTTTTGTCAACCAAACGGCAGGGATTGAGGCAGACTTGCTGCTGCGGGTTACATCCAATCGATGTGTCTATGGCGCGCCCCCAGCGTATCGAGGGCGAGGCGCACCTGCCAAGCATGGACATAAGATGAAACTCAATGACCCTGACACTTGGAGTGTCCCGGTCGAAACCGTTGAAGTCGATGATCCCAACTGGGGACGAGTGCGGGTCAGTCGTTGGAGTGCATACCATTTCCGCAAATCCCCCAAACGGGCAATGGAAGTGTTGCGCGTGGAGGTGCTGGAGACACAGAGCAGCACGCGACGCTTGGCTCCTTTGTGGTTAGTTTGGCTGGGTGAGCAGATGCCTCCGTTAGAAACCCTGTGGTTGCACTACCTCCGTCGCTTTGCCATTGAACACTGGTATCGCTTTGCCAAGCAGAGGCTATATTGGACACATCCCCAGTTCAGTTCTGTATCGGCAACCGAACAGTGGAGCAGCCTGATGCCGTTGCTCAGTTGGCAGTTGTGGTTAGCGCGAAAGGACTGTACTGACCACCCCTTGCCCTGGCAGGCACCGCAAGAAACGTTGACTCCGGGTCGGGTCGCACAAGCGTTTGCAGGCATTTTGGCAGCGATTGGCACCCCTGCTCCTGCGCCTAAACCTCGTGGTAAATCGCCAGGACGAGGCAAGGGGCACAAGCCAACTCCTCGTCCCTGCTATCCGATGGTCAAAAAACGAGCCTCGAAACGCAAGACATCCGA
The Thermoleptolyngbya sichuanensis A183 DNA segment above includes these coding regions:
- a CDS encoding NF041680 family putative transposase; the protein is MIFNELQQFRQTLYASLGNARDALFDLMDAVLVSACIVSFVRLSQSPVFRRQWSSTYEALRDSRLPRSKVLKLLVQQIPTQQQPLLAGDASRWNRPAARRLKDRTLSGRTGHAPIAGQNYSTLAWIAEDRGSWALPLRHERITSFETPASKAAFQLKQVTRQLAVRPLAIYDRGYGNASFVNQTAGIEADLLLRVTSNRCVYGAPPAYRGRGAPAKHGHKMKLNDPDTWSVPVETVEVDDPNWGRVRVSRWSAYHFRKSPKRAMEVLRVEVLETQSSTRRLAPLWLVWLGEQMPPLETLWLHYLRRFAIEHWYRFAKQRLYWTHPQFSSVSATEQWSSLMPLLSWQLWLARKDCTDHPLPWQAPQETLTPGRVAQAFAGILAAIGTPAPAPKPRGKSPGRGKGHKPTPRPCYPMVKKRASKRKTSEQSLNSPVATAA